A region from the Campylobacter subantarcticus LMG 24377 genome encodes:
- the fliF gene encoding flagellar basal-body MS-ring/collar protein FliF, which produces MDYKTILHQVGQLYQNLSLRQRIIIAASIVVVVGFLVFLTLFRSGSTVASEAGYSVLFENTNTSDSAMIVTQLEKSGVPYILRNEGTILVPNEQVYKQRLAIASAGLLPKDNKVGFELFDKQEFGATEAEQKVKYQRALEGELARTIESLEPIHSATVHIAFAKDTLFTQQQVPPTASVALTIKEGLKLNKKQIMGIKNLIASSVTKLSPENVKIMDQKGIPLDDEGAFESDLIAAQIKYKRDQEYELEQKIVASIAPFAGGYDRVVAKVSIDFDFSKEESQSEIYDPNTVVRSEQTLEEHREGYKDKEIQGVPGAVSNIGPVEGLDDKGAREVYTKNQATTNNEISKKITNTTKQFATVKRISAAVVVDGKYKVITDDQGNVTNEYIPLSDKEIQAIENLTKGAIGFNLARGDAVEVNNLEFHRTVKVENKVQTFYSKFVEPFIPPVKYVFAAILLFIFYKKVIVPFSQKMLADIKLEEEMEGKDGQIIDEAEDAIEKFNAARKKVEEQLGFGDNFDEDALQYDVLLEKLRAVANEKGEEVALLLQKLVENEAEFGEKDI; this is translated from the coding sequence ATGGATTATAAAACTATACTGCACCAAGTAGGTCAGCTTTATCAAAATTTAAGTTTAAGACAGCGTATTATTATTGCTGCTTCTATTGTTGTTGTAGTTGGATTTTTAGTATTTTTAACCCTTTTTAGAAGTGGTTCGACGGTAGCTAGTGAAGCTGGATATTCGGTACTATTTGAAAATACTAATACTAGTGATTCGGCGATGATCGTAACTCAACTTGAAAAAAGCGGCGTTCCTTATATTTTGCGTAATGAAGGAACAATTTTAGTACCTAATGAGCAAGTATATAAACAACGTTTAGCTATTGCTTCTGCTGGGTTATTACCAAAGGATAATAAAGTAGGCTTTGAGCTTTTTGATAAACAAGAATTTGGCGCAACCGAAGCTGAACAAAAAGTAAAATATCAAAGAGCATTAGAAGGAGAGCTTGCTAGAACGATTGAAAGTTTAGAGCCTATTCATAGTGCCACAGTGCATATTGCTTTTGCTAAAGATACGCTTTTTACCCAACAACAAGTCCCGCCAACTGCTTCAGTAGCTTTGACGATAAAAGAGGGCTTAAAGCTTAATAAAAAGCAAATTATGGGAATTAAAAATCTAATTGCATCTTCTGTTACAAAGCTTAGCCCTGAAAATGTAAAAATCATGGATCAAAAAGGAATTCCTTTAGATGATGAGGGTGCTTTTGAAAGTGACTTAATCGCTGCACAAATCAAATACAAAAGAGACCAAGAGTACGAATTAGAACAAAAAATTGTTGCTTCTATTGCTCCATTTGCGGGTGGTTATGATAGAGTAGTGGCAAAGGTTAGTATTGATTTTGATTTTTCTAAAGAAGAATCGCAAAGTGAAATATATGATCCAAACACAGTTGTGCGTAGTGAGCAAACTTTAGAAGAGCATAGAGAAGGTTATAAAGATAAAGAAATTCAAGGTGTACCAGGTGCTGTTTCAAATATCGGACCTGTAGAAGGTTTAGATGATAAAGGTGCACGCGAGGTTTATACAAAAAACCAAGCCACTACTAATAATGAAATTTCTAAAAAAATTACCAACACTACTAAGCAATTTGCAACTGTGAAAAGAATTTCAGCGGCTGTTGTTGTTGATGGAAAATATAAAGTGATTACCGATGATCAAGGAAATGTAACAAATGAATACATTCCTTTGAGTGATAAAGAAATTCAAGCTATTGAAAATCTTACCAAGGGTGCGATTGGATTTAATCTTGCTAGGGGTGATGCAGTTGAAGTTAATAACTTAGAGTTTCATAGAACAGTCAAGGTTGAAAACAAGGTTCAAACTTTTTATTCTAAATTTGTGGAACCATTTATCCCGCCTGTTAAGTATGTATTTGCAGCGATATTGCTTTTTATCTTTTACAAAAAAGTTATTGTGCCATTTTCTCAAAAAATGCTTGCAGATATCAAACTTGAAGAAGAAATGGAAGGCAAAGATGGACAAATTATCGATGAGGCTGAAGATGCCATTGAAAAATTCAATGCTGCACGTAAGAAAGTTGAAGAACAACTTGGCTTTGGAGATAATTTTGATGAAGATGCGCTTCAGTATGATGTTTTACTTGAAAAATTAAGAGCTGTGGCAAATGAAAAAGGTGAAGAAGTTGCGCTATTATTGCAAAAGCTTGTGGAAAATGAAGCTGAATTTGGTGAGAAGGATATCTAA
- the hisC gene encoding histidinol-phosphate transaminase: MKFNPFLEAIKTYESGKDMDLIAKEYGLKEVIKLASNENPYGVSPKAKRAIVDHAHLAYLYPDDTMSELKQALAKHYNILNENIIIGSGSDQIIEYIVHAKLDQSKAYLQCGVSFAMYEIYAKQLGVKVYKTPSLTHDLNELYELYQKHENEIKVIFLCLPNNPLGECLDASAVFEFLGKIDDDCLVAIDGAYNEFAAFKDDKKRIDPKELINKFQNTIYLGTFSKLYGLGGMRVGYGIACKEIIDVFYKLRAPFNVTNLSLKAAVAALNDDEFVRKTLENNFSQMRLYEDFAQKYQIKYIPSYTNFITYFFDKKNSTDLSEKLLKNGIIIRNLQSYGLNAVRISIGTEYENSRFFEEFSKNF, from the coding sequence ATGAAATTTAATCCTTTTTTAGAAGCTATTAAAACTTATGAAAGTGGTAAGGATATGGATTTAATTGCTAAAGAATATGGTTTAAAAGAGGTGATTAAATTAGCTAGTAATGAAAATCCTTATGGAGTCAGTCCTAAGGCTAAAAGGGCTATTGTAGATCATGCGCACTTGGCTTATTTATATCCTGATGATACTATGAGTGAATTAAAACAAGCCTTGGCAAAACATTATAACATCTTAAATGAAAACATCATTATAGGCAGTGGAAGTGATCAAATCATAGAATACATCGTGCATGCAAAATTAGATCAATCTAAAGCATACTTACAATGCGGGGTTAGTTTTGCTATGTATGAAATTTATGCAAAACAATTAGGAGTTAAGGTTTATAAAACTCCAAGTTTAACGCATGATTTAAATGAGTTATATGAATTATATCAAAAACATGAAAATGAAATAAAAGTAATCTTTTTATGCTTACCAAATAATCCTTTGGGTGAATGTTTGGATGCAAGTGCGGTTTTTGAGTTTTTAGGGAAAATTGATGATGATTGTTTGGTGGCAATTGATGGGGCATATAATGAATTTGCTGCATTTAAAGATGATAAAAAGCGTATTGATCCTAAAGAATTAATTAATAAATTTCAAAATACTATATACCTAGGAACTTTTTCAAAGCTTTATGGTTTAGGTGGTATGAGAGTGGGTTATGGTATAGCTTGCAAAGAGATTATTGATGTATTTTATAAACTAAGAGCACCTTTTAATGTAACGAATTTAAGTTTAAAAGCCGCTGTTGCTGCGCTTAATGATGATGAGTTTGTGCGAAAAACCTTAGAGAATAATTTTTCACAAATGCGACTATATGAAGATTTTGCTCAAAAATATCAAATCAAATATATACCAAGTTATACAAATTTTATCACATATTTTTTTGATAAAAAAAATAGTACAGATTTATCTGAAAAATTGCTTAAAAACGGTATAATAATAAGAAATTTACAAAGTTATGGTCTAAATGCTGTGCGTATAAGTATAGGTACAGAATATGAAAATTCAAGGTTTTTTGAAGAGTTTTCTAAAAATTTTTAG
- a CDS encoding chorismate mutase / prephenate dehydratase, with the protein MKDIEKLRNKIDTIDDKILALLNERMLHVKDIGVIKQNLGGSIYRPERERAIINRLKNYNHGLLDQNAIEAIYQEIFAVSRNLEMPQSIAYLGPEGSYTHQVARTRFGAMSRYTPLTNIEDVFKELAHKEAKYGVVPIENNTAGAVGVTLDCLGKYEDVKIFAEIYMDIHHSFVSMSENLKDIKRIYSHPQGYNQCRNFLESHDLSEVEFVASKSTAHAAYLASQDVTSAAICSKIAAKLYNVPILFETIEDNLANRTRFLILSDIKIPQMSHCKTSILALAAHKPGGLSDLLYEFKKEGINLTKLESRPIKTREFVHSFYIDFEGHIDDENVQRVLKKAEHIKWLGSYLSGESNEI; encoded by the coding sequence ATGAAAGATATAGAAAAATTACGCAATAAAATCGATACTATCGATGATAAAATTTTGGCTTTGCTTAATGAAAGAATGCTTCATGTTAAAGATATAGGAGTTATTAAACAAAATTTAGGCGGGAGTATTTATAGACCTGAGCGTGAAAGAGCTATTATAAATAGACTTAAAAATTATAATCATGGCTTATTAGATCAAAATGCAATCGAAGCAATTTACCAAGAAATTTTTGCTGTATCAAGAAATTTAGAAATGCCTCAAAGCATAGCTTATTTAGGGCCTGAAGGAAGTTATACGCATCAAGTAGCAAGAACGCGTTTTGGTGCTATGAGTCGTTATACTCCACTTACAAATATAGAAGATGTTTTTAAAGAATTAGCCCACAAAGAAGCAAAATATGGAGTAGTACCTATAGAAAATAATACAGCAGGTGCAGTGGGTGTGACGCTTGATTGTCTTGGAAAATATGAAGATGTAAAGATTTTTGCTGAAATTTATATGGACATTCATCATTCTTTTGTAAGTATGAGTGAAAATTTAAAAGATATTAAACGCATATATTCTCATCCACAAGGCTATAATCAATGTAGAAATTTTTTAGAAAGTCATGATTTAAGTGAAGTAGAATTTGTAGCAAGCAAATCCACAGCTCATGCGGCTTATTTAGCTTCGCAAGATGTTACTTCAGCTGCGATTTGCTCTAAAATTGCAGCAAAACTTTATAATGTACCTATATTATTTGAAACGATTGAGGATAATTTGGCAAATCGTACTAGATTTTTGATTTTAAGTGATATAAAAATACCTCAAATGTCTCATTGTAAAACTTCTATCTTAGCACTTGCTGCACACAAACCAGGTGGGCTTAGCGATTTATTATATGAGTTTAAAAAAGAAGGAATAAATTTAACAAAACTTGAATCACGCCCTATAAAAACAAGAGAATTTGTACATAGTTTTTATATAGATTTTGAAGGACATATTGATGATGAAAATGTCCAAAGAGTATTAAAAAAAGCTGAGCATATAAAATGGCTTGGATCGTATTTATCAGGAGAAAGTAATGAAATTTAA
- a CDS encoding HAD-IIA family hydrolase, with translation MLFLDVQGTLISDYDKSPINGALELIKSLNKEKIPYVIITNNTKRLDFLNYLQNLGFEINEKVYIDPFCVLKDYLKPCKIAAFGAKEFLDSLQELGYELDYKNPKAFLLASYDNFKFQDFANMIEYIKDGVQAIAMHEGSIYKKNSRLYPGVGSIMSMLKNACEFDYKVIGKPSKAFYESALKLLKQQDCNVSFKKTLIISDDFKGDLLGAYELGMQTGLVLSGKISNTQGLDTTKLNFVYDSIKDYYISRFK, from the coding sequence ATGTTGTTTTTAGATGTGCAAGGAACTTTGATTTCAGATTATGATAAAAGTCCTATAAATGGTGCTTTAGAACTCATTAAATCTTTAAATAAAGAAAAAATTCCTTATGTGATTATTACTAATAACACCAAAAGATTAGATTTTTTAAATTATTTGCAAAATTTGGGTTTTGAAATTAATGAAAAGGTTTATATTGATCCTTTTTGTGTTTTAAAAGATTATTTAAAACCTTGTAAAATAGCAGCTTTTGGGGCAAAAGAATTTTTAGATTCACTTCAAGAGTTAGGTTATGAGCTTGATTATAAAAATCCAAAAGCATTTTTGCTAGCAAGTTATGATAATTTTAAATTTCAAGATTTTGCTAATATGATAGAGTATATTAAAGATGGCGTGCAAGCTATAGCAATGCATGAGGGTAGTATTTATAAGAAAAACTCAAGGCTTTATCCAGGCGTTGGAAGTATCATGTCTATGCTTAAAAATGCATGCGAGTTTGATTATAAAGTGATAGGAAAACCTAGTAAGGCTTTTTATGAAAGTGCTTTAAAATTATTAAAACAGCAAGATTGTAATGTGAGTTTTAAAAAGACTTTGATTATTAGTGATGATTTTAAAGGTGATTTACTTGGTGCTTATGAGCTTGGTATGCAAACAGGCTTAGTTTTAAGTGGTAAAATTTCTAACACTCAAGGTCTTGATACAACTAAACTTAATTTTGTATATGATAGTATTAAGGATTACTACATATCGAGGTTTAAATGA
- the lysA gene encoding diaminopimelate decarboxylase, with the protein MDYLKLAKEYNTPFYIYDFDKIKERFTMLKDAFKARKSQIFYAVKANSNLSVLKLLASLDSGFDCVSAGEIYRVLKAGAKNYKIIFSGVGKSEDELKYALEQNILYVNLESYEEMLLLEQIAKENQKIARISIRVNPNVDAKTHPYISTGLHENKFGVDIKSAKKMYLYAKNSQFLEPVGVHFHIGSQILDIRSIHEASVIVAKLVKELLVLKINIKFFDIGGGLGVCYKDEQEPSLYDYAQGILASLQGLDVCIGMEPGRFLVANAGEFVTKVLYEKFNDKKRFVIVDGAMNDLLRPSLYSAYHEIKLLSENKEESLCDIVGGVCESGDFLAKDRKLAKTKAGDLIIIKSAGAYGFSMSSNYNTRNRVCELACENGKVRMIRKRESYEDQIALELDFLKD; encoded by the coding sequence ATGGATTATTTAAAACTAGCAAAAGAATACAACACACCATTTTATATTTATGATTTTGATAAAATCAAAGAGCGCTTTACAATGTTAAAAGATGCCTTTAAGGCAAGAAAATCGCAAATTTTTTATGCAGTTAAAGCAAATTCTAATTTAAGTGTTTTAAAACTTTTAGCTTCTTTAGATAGTGGGTTTGATTGTGTTAGTGCGGGTGAGATTTATAGAGTTTTAAAAGCAGGTGCTAAAAATTATAAAATTATTTTTAGTGGGGTTGGCAAAAGCGAAGATGAATTAAAATATGCTTTAGAACAAAACATACTTTATGTAAATTTAGAAAGTTACGAAGAAATGCTTCTTTTGGAACAAATTGCTAAAGAAAATCAAAAAATTGCTCGTATAAGCATAAGAGTCAATCCAAATGTAGATGCTAAAACACATCCTTATATTTCTACGGGTTTGCATGAAAATAAATTTGGCGTAGATATAAAAAGCGCTAAAAAAATGTATCTTTATGCTAAAAATTCACAATTTTTAGAGCCAGTTGGTGTACATTTTCACATAGGTTCGCAAATTCTTGATATACGCAGTATTCATGAAGCTTCTGTGATTGTTGCAAAATTGGTAAAAGAACTTTTGGTTTTAAAAATTAATATTAAATTCTTTGATATAGGTGGTGGCTTAGGGGTTTGTTATAAAGATGAACAAGAGCCAAGCTTATATGATTATGCTCAAGGAATTTTAGCAAGTTTGCAAGGACTTGATGTGTGCATAGGTATGGAACCTGGTAGGTTTTTAGTAGCAAATGCAGGGGAGTTTGTTACTAAAGTTTTATATGAAAAATTTAATGATAAAAAGCGTTTTGTGATTGTTGATGGGGCAATGAATGATTTATTGCGTCCAAGTTTATATAGTGCTTATCATGAAATCAAGCTTTTAAGTGAAAATAAAGAAGAAAGCCTTTGTGATATTGTCGGTGGGGTTTGTGAGAGTGGAGATTTTTTAGCTAAAGATAGAAAATTAGCTAAAACAAAAGCAGGGGATTTGATTATAATTAAAAGTGCAGGCGCATATGGTTTTAGCATGAGTAGTAATTATAATACTCGCAATAGAGTATGTGAGCTAGCTTGTGAAAATGGCAAGGTAAGAATGATTAGAAAAAGAGAAAGTTATGAGGATCAAATTGCTTTAGAGCTTGATTTTTTAAAGGATTAA
- a CDS encoding LptF/LptG family permease — MSIFFRYISSLYLKSFFILFFSLTFFFVAIDFLLNFNRLPKSANLELLYIFFLTCSAASYILPLAIVLALVLCIFNMIRSNELVSLYALGLSKNQVIFYPFLWAMFFCCVYVGLNFSSFAYADEYKSNILKRGVVDREGGDVLIKYNDKFIYIQKTSSQTLYNVKIFDVKNLDIQSIIHAKTAKFNGDSWDLNDAKAINVPQNLIVSKEGLSIEEFKNIKGLEDFSPKILERISLVESNPSYSILDALESMVIFVKQNISTNTLRTSLYSLVLTPFFAPFLMLIIYYYFPLTARFFNLALLAFVFFVCILLVWGLLFLLTRLSENEILLPELGIMLPVFILMSIGSFYYFKHK; from the coding sequence ATGAGTATTTTTTTTCGTTATATTTCATCTTTGTATTTAAAATCATTTTTTATCTTATTTTTTTCTTTAACTTTTTTCTTTGTAGCTATTGATTTTTTACTCAATTTCAATAGACTGCCAAAAAGTGCAAATTTAGAATTATTATATATCTTTTTTTTAACATGTTCAGCAGCTTCTTATATACTACCATTAGCTATAGTTCTTGCTTTGGTTTTATGTATTTTTAATATGATACGCTCGAATGAATTGGTTAGCTTATATGCTTTGGGTTTAAGTAAAAACCAAGTGATTTTTTATCCTTTTTTATGGGCTATGTTTTTTTGTTGTGTTTATGTAGGACTTAATTTTAGCTCCTTTGCTTATGCGGATGAATATAAAAGCAATATTCTTAAGCGAGGTGTTGTAGATAGAGAGGGCGGAGATGTTTTGATTAAATATAATGATAAATTTATTTATATACAAAAAACAAGTTCTCAAACCTTATATAATGTAAAAATCTTTGATGTAAAAAATTTAGACATTCAAAGCATAATCCATGCAAAAACTGCTAAATTTAATGGAGATTCTTGGGATTTAAATGACGCTAAAGCTATCAATGTACCACAAAATTTAATTGTTTCAAAAGAGGGTTTAAGTATAGAAGAATTTAAAAATATTAAAGGCTTAGAAGACTTTTCACCAAAAATTTTAGAAAGAATTTCTTTAGTAGAGAGTAATCCTTCTTATTCTATTTTAGACGCACTAGAAAGTATGGTAATTTTTGTAAAACAAAATATTTCTACTAATACACTTAGAACAAGTTTATATTCTTTGGTTCTTACACCATTTTTTGCACCATTTTTGATGCTTATTATATATTATTACTTTCCTTTAACGGCAAGATTTTTTAATCTCGCACTTTTAGCTTTTGTGTTTTTTGTATGCATACTTTTGGTTTGGGGTTTATTGTTTTTATTAACAAGATTGAGTGAAAATGAAATTTTACTTCCAGAGCTTGGTATAATGCTACCAGTATTTATTTTAATGAGTATAGGAAGTTTTTATTATTTTAAACACAAATAA
- the pth gene encoding aminoacyl-tRNA hydrolase, with the protein MTLVVGLGNIGEQYEQTRHNVGFMLIDLLIEDLEVAKLSNAKFKGELFKSSSTLFLKPSTYMNLSGESVKAVSEYYKCDRIIVIHDDIDLNLGALKFKMGGSSGGHNGLKSIDSLCGNAYERVRIGVGKGQDAVSHVLGKFKQDEKESLAKVLEHSKKALFELLDSNIEKIASKYSLKS; encoded by the coding sequence ATGACCTTAGTCGTAGGACTTGGTAATATAGGAGAACAATACGAGCAAACTAGACATAATGTCGGGTTTATGCTGATTGACTTGCTTATAGAAGATTTGGAAGTAGCAAAACTTTCAAATGCTAAATTTAAAGGAGAACTTTTTAAAAGTTCTTCTACTCTTTTTTTAAAACCTTCTACTTATATGAATCTATCCGGAGAAAGCGTTAAAGCAGTTAGCGAATACTACAAATGCGATAGGATTATCGTAATTCATGATGATATTGACTTAAATTTGGGTGCATTGAAATTTAAAATGGGCGGATCAAGTGGCGGTCATAATGGGCTTAAAAGTATTGATAGTCTTTGTGGGAATGCTTATGAGAGAGTGCGTATAGGTGTGGGAAAAGGCCAAGATGCGGTTTCTCATGTTTTGGGTAAATTTAAGCAAGACGAAAAAGAAAGTTTAGCTAAGGTTTTAGAGCATAGCAAAAAAGCTTTATTTGAACTTTTAGATTCTAATATAGAAAAAATTGCTTCGAAATATTCTTTAAAAAGTTAG
- a CDS encoding 50S ribosomal protein L25/general stress protein Ctc yields MLEGIVRESIGRKAAKALKRDGYLIANIYGKGLENINAAFKVNEFIKEVRKKTTLAFDVKVGDKVLNVVVVDYQKDPVTAELKHVDLKVAQKGVISKYMVPVKIVGTAMGLKNKGVLIQSKRRLKVKCAAENLPNYFELDVTKLDVGDALLIRDVVVPEGVTMVDADRVAVVGVEKAR; encoded by the coding sequence ATGTTAGAAGGTATCGTTAGAGAGAGTATCGGTAGAAAAGCTGCTAAAGCTTTAAAAAGAGATGGTTATCTAATCGCAAACATCTACGGAAAAGGATTAGAAAACATCAATGCTGCTTTTAAAGTAAATGAATTTATTAAAGAAGTACGCAAAAAAACTACTTTAGCTTTTGATGTAAAAGTTGGAGATAAAGTATTAAATGTTGTAGTGGTAGATTACCAAAAAGATCCTGTAACAGCAGAATTAAAGCATGTGGATTTAAAAGTAGCACAAAAAGGTGTTATTTCTAAATATATGGTTCCTGTAAAAATCGTAGGAACTGCAATGGGTCTTAAAAACAAAGGTGTTTTAATCCAATCAAAAAGAAGATTAAAAGTAAAATGTGCAGCTGAAAACTTACCAAATTATTTTGAATTAGATGTTACTAAGCTTGATGTAGGTGATGCACTTTTAATTCGTGATGTAGTTGTACCTGAAGGTGTAACTATGGTTGATGCTGATAGAGTAGCTGTAGTTGGCGTAGAAAAAGCAAGATAA
- a CDS encoding transaldolase, whose product MKKFSLWCDFIENEFLDHELLDLIYSKTINGATSNPAIFKNAILNSAIYKEKIKKLNMQDKKSLYEHLAIEDIAKAADKLAANYYENNDGFISIEIDPRLKDNTSLSLAEAKRLYMQIAKENVMMKIPATEASYEVMQELMKNGISVNATLIFDFEQTKKCFEALNLGLKEFRKNNIAAKKEPQAVISIFVSRFDRLLNHQVLDKNYIGILTATKAYNYIIKQEEANIRALFASTGVKGDDLEKDYYIKELLYDKAINTAPLDAIMAFKGKALVFKEPLKDECIEKKLNANISKDALSKACKDLLDDGLEQFCIAYEDILKSL is encoded by the coding sequence ATGAAAAAATTTTCACTATGGTGTGATTTTATAGAAAATGAATTTTTAGATCATGAATTATTAGATTTAATATATTCAAAAACAATTAACGGCGCTACTTCAAATCCTGCTATTTTTAAAAATGCGATTTTAAACTCAGCTATATATAAAGAAAAAATCAAAAAATTAAACATGCAGGATAAAAAATCTTTGTATGAACACTTAGCGATAGAAGATATCGCTAAAGCTGCAGATAAACTCGCTGCGAATTATTATGAAAATAACGATGGTTTTATTAGTATTGAAATTGATCCAAGATTAAAAGATAATACTAGCTTATCTTTGGCTGAAGCAAAAAGATTATATATGCAAATTGCAAAAGAAAATGTGATGATGAAAATTCCTGCTACAGAGGCTTCTTATGAAGTAATGCAAGAATTAATGAAGAATGGTATTAGTGTAAATGCTACTTTGATTTTTGATTTTGAGCAAACTAAAAAATGCTTTGAAGCTTTAAATTTAGGTTTAAAAGAATTTAGAAAAAATAATATTGCAGCTAAAAAAGAGCCTCAAGCGGTTATTAGTATTTTTGTAAGCCGTTTTGATAGGCTTTTAAATCATCAAGTTCTAGATAAAAACTATATAGGAATTCTTACAGCAACTAAGGCTTATAATTATATTATCAAGCAAGAAGAAGCTAACATTAGAGCATTGTTTGCTAGTACTGGGGTGAAGGGTGATGATTTAGAAAAAGATTATTACATTAAAGAGTTGTTATACGATAAAGCTATCAACACTGCACCTTTAGATGCTATCATGGCTTTTAAAGGTAAAGCGCTTGTATTTAAAGAGCCTTTGAAAGATGAGTGTATAGAGAAAAAGCTCAATGCAAATATTTCAAAAGATGCTTTAAGTAAAGCTTGCAAAGATTTACTTGATGATGGTTTAGAACAATTTTGTATCGCATATGAAGATATTTTAAAATCTTTATAA
- the serB gene encoding phosphoserine phosphatase SerB, protein MIKLCAFDFDSTLIDGETIDILADEYNVGDAIKSITNKAMNGELDFFESLSARVALLEGMPIERVNKCCENLPLMNGAKELCEYLKNKNIKIIVFSGGFHEGIDLIQNKLHFDFGFANFLHSKNGVLTGKVGGEIMFNNSKGIILQRLKKFLNLKTEEIMCVGDGANDISMFKECGLKIAFCAKEILRSHADICIDKKDLKEIIKVIQ, encoded by the coding sequence ATGATAAAGCTTTGTGCCTTTGACTTTGACTCTACATTAATAGACGGAGAAACTATCGATATTTTAGCAGATGAGTATAATGTTGGTGATGCTATTAAAAGTATCACCAACAAAGCAATGAATGGTGAACTTGATTTTTTTGAAAGCTTAAGTGCGAGAGTAGCCTTGCTAGAGGGTATGCCAATCGAACGAGTAAACAAATGCTGTGAAAATTTACCTTTGATGAATGGTGCTAAAGAATTATGCGAGTATTTAAAAAATAAAAATATAAAAATTATTGTTTTTAGCGGTGGATTTCATGAGGGAATTGACTTAATACAAAATAAACTTCATTTTGATTTTGGTTTTGCTAACTTTTTACATAGTAAAAACGGTGTTTTAACAGGAAAAGTTGGCGGAGAAATTATGTTTAACAACTCAAAAGGTATTATACTACAAAGACTTAAGAAATTTTTAAATTTAAAAACAGAAGAAATTATGTGTGTGGGCGATGGAGCTAATGATATTTCTATGTTTAAAGAATGCGGGTTAAAAATAGCTTTTTGTGCCAAAGAAATTTTAAGATCTCATGCAGATATTTGTATAGATAAAAAAGATTTAAAAGAAATAATAAAGGTAATACAATGA
- a CDS encoding chemotaxis protein CheW produces the protein MNDKLSQVLQKQQAQIAEPDLDKEEDIIQLVGFVVGDEEYAIPILNIQEIIKPIEYTRVPSVPDYVLGVFNMRGNVMPLIDLAKRFNQGGSKMTPQTRYIVLKGIANGNQTPTGNAGFVIDRLTEAIKIHRSRIDPPPETLLKEKGMIFGIGKREENILTILKAEALLKREF, from the coding sequence ATGAATGATAAGTTAAGTCAAGTTTTGCAAAAACAACAAGCACAAATTGCAGAACCAGATCTGGACAAAGAAGAGGATATTATTCAGCTTGTTGGTTTTGTGGTAGGGGATGAGGAATATGCTATTCCAATTCTTAATATCCAAGAAATTATTAAACCTATAGAATATACTAGGGTTCCAAGTGTGCCTGATTATGTATTAGGCGTATTTAACATGAGGGGTAATGTAATGCCTTTGATTGATCTTGCGAAAAGATTTAATCAAGGTGGTTCTAAAATGACTCCTCAAACAAGATATATTGTTTTAAAAGGTATAGCAAATGGAAATCAAACTCCTACAGGTAATGCAGGATTTGTGATAGATAGATTAACAGAAGCTATCAAAATTCACAGAAGTAGAATTGATCCACCACCTGAAACCTTACTAAAAGAAAAAGGTATGATTTTTGGTATAGGTAAAAGGGAAGAAAATATCTTGACTATATTAAAAGCTGAAGCTTTGTTAAAGCGTGAGTTTTGA